From a region of the Saccharomyces paradoxus chromosome IV, complete sequence genome:
- the ENT1 gene encoding epsin (Epsin-like protein involved in endocytosis and actin patch assembly~similar to YDL161W), protein MSKQFVRSAKNLVKGYSSTQVLVRNATSNDNHQVSKDSLIELAEKSYDSADFFEIMDMLDKRLNDKGKYWRHIAKALTVIDYLIRFGSENCVLWCRENLYIIKTLKEFRHEDDEGVDQGQIVRVKAKELTALLSDDERLNEERNMNIKGRNRKGRRRRGTGRSDEKDDDLQRAIDASRMTAEEDERRRKQDEDYETALQLSKEEEELKRLQDLQRMQQQQAQQQQQQPMYYDIFGNPITPEEYAQFQLQQQQQQQQQLQQQPMYYDVFGNPITPEELAQFQQQQQLQQQQQQEQQYFASMQQQQQGMPNNPFAKSEQEPSSQKQDQLATTASSLQQQQQKQPEPLTQNRTGNQSITDKYSRLNELLAAGTGIDTFGNEGEARIPAQHTKTGTFINSQGTGYRQVSNDPNHNPFLNSQYTGLPSTNVVPTQTGYGFGNQPQQQSQNNGSNNRGYTLIDL, encoded by the coding sequence ATGTCGAAACAATTTGTCAGATCTGCGAAGAATCTGGTGAAAGGGTACTCCTCTACCCAGGTGCTGGTGAGAAATGCAACGTCAAACGACAACCATCAAGTGTCCAAGGACTCTTTAATTGAGCTGGCTGAAAAGTCGTATGATAGCgcagatttttttgaaatcatGGATATGCTGGACAAGAGACTTAACGACAAGGGCAAATACTGGAGGCACATCGCAAAGGCCTTAACCGTAATAGACTATTTGATTAGGTTTGGTAGTGAGAACTGTGTTCTTTGGTGTAGAGAAAATTTGTACATTATCAAGACGTTGAAGGAATTCAGACACGAGGACGATGAGGGCGTAGATCAGGGTCAAATCGTAAGGGTTAAAGCTAAGGAATTGACTGCATTGCTATCCGATGACGAAAGACTAAATGAGGAAAGGAATATGAATATCAAGGGAAGAAACAGGAAaggaagaaggagaagagGAACTGGGCGCAGTGACGAGAAGGATGATGACTTACAAAGAGCTATTGATGCCAGCAGAATGACGGCGGAGGAAGacgaaagaagaagaaaacaagacGAGGATTATGAAACTGCTTTGCAATTgagcaaagaagaagaggagctGAAAAGATTGCAAGATTTACAAAGAatgcaacagcagcaagcccaacaacaacagcaacaacctATGTACTATGATATCTTTGGTAACCCAATCACACCCGAGGAATATGCCCAATTTCAGttgcaacagcaacaacaacaacagcagcagttGCAACAGCAACCGATGTACTACGACGTATTCGGGAACCCTATAACACCCGAAGAACTAGCACAGTttcagcaacaacaacaactacaacaacaacaacaacaggaACAACAGTACTTCGCTTCTatgcagcagcagcaacaggGAATGCCCAACAACCCGTTTGCCAAGTCCGAACAAGAACCTAGTTCACAAAAACAGGACCAACTAGCAACAACAGCTTCATCGttgcaacagcaacaacaaaagcaaCCAGAGCCACTAACTCAAAACAGGACAGGCAATCAATCAATCACGGACAAATACAGTAGATTAAACGAGCTACTGGCCGCGGGAACAGGCATTGACACATTCGGCAATGAAGGAGAGGCTCGTATTCCTGCTCAACACACGAAGACAGGGACATTCATTAATTCTCAAGGAACGGGCTATAGGCAAGTATCGAACGATCCAAATCATAATCCGTTTTTAAACAGTCAATATACAGGTTTACCAAGTACTAACGTCGTACCAACACAGACAGGTTATGGCTTTGGTAACCAGCCTCAACAGCAATCTCAAAATAATGGCTCAAATAATCGGGGATATACTCTAATTGATTTATGA
- the MHF2 gene encoding Mhf2p (Cytoplasmic DExD/H-box helicase, stimulates mRNA decapping~similar to YDL160C) encodes MLSKEALVKILSQNNSGKDMKIADEVIPMIQKYLDIFIEEAALRSLQSHKEMNGKHDDKGPLELSHQDLERIVGLLLMDM; translated from the coding sequence ATGTTATCTAAGGAAGCGCTGGTAAAAATTCTCAGCCAAAATAACAGTGGGAAGGATATGAAAATTGCCGATGAAGTAATACCAATGATACAGAAATATTTGGATATATTCATTGAAGAGGCGGCGTTGCGATCACTTCAATCTCACAAGGAGATGAACGGAAAACATGATGATAAAGGCCCCTTAGAGTTATCGCATCAAGATCTTGAGCGTATTGTTGGGCTTCTTCTGATGGATATGTAG